The Mycolicibacterium cosmeticum DNA window TGATTCGGCCGGTGGGCTGATGGCCGCCGATACCGCGCTGGCGATTCGCGATGCCGGCCTGCCGGTGCCCGCCGGTCAGGTTCTGCTGTCGGCGCTGACGTCAGCGGACATGCAGCTGAAGTACGCGGCGCTCAAGGAACATGTGGATGTGCTGTTCCCGTTCATGACCGTCAAGTTCATCTACGACGTCTTCGCCACGGTCAACGGCACCCGGCCGGTGCCGATCATGCCTTCTGAGGCGAACATGAGCGGACTGGGCCCGTTCCTGTTGCAGATCGGCACCAACGAGATGCTGCGCAACGACACCTTCACCCTGGCCGACCGGCTGCAGGCCGACGGTGTCCCGGTGTGGGTTCAGGTGTGGGACAAGGCGATGCACATGTTCCAGTTGTCCTTCGACGTGAATCCCGACGCCCGCCGCGCGGTCGAGGAGATCGCGTCGTTCGTGGAGTACGTGACGACGCCGGCGCGGGACGAGGCCACCGCCTAGCGTCGAGTGGCCAGTTATCGCACGCATTCTGGGATGGTCGACGATCCACACCCGCGGATTCATCCACAGGGTCGGCTGTGCACAGGTGTCGACGCGCGAGATCCGTCCGCCTACGCCGACATATTGGCGTCATGGTGGCACATCCCTTCGTGGGGACCGAGGCATTGGCCCGCGGCATTGTCGGTCGGCGAAGTCTGCGCACGCAGAACACCCCGATCTACCGGAATGTGTATCTGCCCCGAGGAGTTGACGTCACCGCGGCGACTCGTGCCGAGGCCGCGTGGTTGTGGTCCGGCCGAACCGCCATCGCGGGAGGACTGTCCGCGGCCGCGCTCTACGGCACGCGCTGGATCGGGGCCGACGAACCCGCGGAGTTGTACCGCACCAACGGAAAGCCGGTCAGCGGCATCCTCATCCATCGGGACACGCTGTACCCGGACGAAATCGGGTCGGCGTCGAGCATCCCGGTGACGACACCGGCTCGCACCGCATTCGATCTGGGTCGGCGGCGCGGCACGACGCTCGCCGTGACGCGGATCGACGCGCTCGCTCAGGCGACCGGGGTTCGGGTGTGCGATATCGAACCACTCATCGCGCGCCATCGGGGAGCGCGAGGATTGGTCCAGCTCCGCGAAGTCCTCGACCTGGTCGACGGCGGCGCCGAGTCGCCTCAGGAGACCAGGACCCGGCTCGTGCTCGTCGGCGCCGGATTGCCGCGGCCCAGCACGCAGATCGTGGTTCGGCGCTATCGCATCGACCTCGGCTGGGAGCAATTCAAGGTCGGTGTCGAGTACGACGGGGAGCAACACTGGAAGGACGCCCGACAGCACGCCCGCGATATCGATCGACTGGCGGAATTGTCCGCATCGGGTTGGCGCGTCATTCGCGTCAGCGCAGAAATCCTACGCAACCGGCGCCACGTGATCGTGGAGCGAACCTGTGCTGCACTGCGCGAGGCAGGTGCCGAATGGCCAGTTATTGCACGCATTCTGGGATGAAGCGTGTAATAACTGGCCGGTCGACCTAGTGGGCGAAGTGCCGCGCCCCGGTCAGGTACAGCGTGATCCCCGCCTTCGCCGCCGCCTCGGTCACCACGTCGTCACGCACCGAACCACCCGGGTGCACAATCGCTTTCACACCCGCGTTGGTCAGGGTTTCCAGGCCGTCCGGGAACGGGAAGAAGGCATCGGAGGCCGCGACGGCGCCCTTGACCCGGTCACCGCCACGTTCCACTGCCAACCGGGCGGCGTCCACCCGGTTCACCTGACCCATACCCACTCCCACGGTGGCACCGTCGGCCGCGACGACGATGGCATTCGATTTCACCGCACGGCAGGCCCGCCATGCGAACACCAAGTCGGCCAGCGTCGCCGAATCGGCGGGCTCGCCGGTGGCCAGCGTCCAGTTGGCCGGGTCGTCGCCGGGGGCGTCCAGCGCATCGCGCTCCTGCAGCAGCAAGCCGCCACTGATCTGCCGGAATTCAACGCCGCTGTCCTGCGGCTCGGAGGCGACCAGGATGCGGATGTTCTTCTTACCGGACAGGATCTCGACGGCGCCTGGCTCGTAGGCGGGCGCGACGATCACCTCGGTGAAGATGTCGGCCACCGTCTGCGCCATCTCCACGCTGACGGTGGTGTTGGTCGCGATGACCCCACCGAACGCCGAAAGCGGGTCGCATTCATGGGCTTTGCGATGCGCGTCGGCCACCGACACCGACGAGACGGCGATACCGCACGGATTGGCGTGTTTGATGATCGCCACACAGGTCTGCTCGTGGTCGAATGCGGCCCGCCAGGCGGCATCGGCGTCGGTGTAGTTGTTGTAGGACATCTCCTTGCCGTGCAACTGCTCGGCCTGCGCCAACCCGGGCCAGCCGGCATCGTTGCGGTACAGCGCCGCGCCCTGGTGCGGGTTCTCGCCGTAACGCAGCACCGCGGCGCGATGCCAGGTGGCACCCACCCACTGCGGCGGGGCGTCCGGACCTGCACCGTCTTCGGGCGCCAACACCGAGCCCATCCAGCTGGCCACCGCGACGTCGTACTCCGCGGTGTGCCGGAATGCCAACGCCGCCAGCCGCTTCCGCTCGGCGAGCGTGAAACCGCCGGACCGCACCGCGGCCAGTACGCCCTCGTAGCCGAGCGGGTCGACCACCACGGCCACGCTGGGATGGTTCTTGGCGGCGGCGCGCACCATGGATGGTCCGCCGATGTCGATCTGCTCGACGCACTCGTCGGGCGCCGCGCCGGAGGCCACCGTCTCGGTGAACGGGTAGAGGTTGACCACCACCAGCTCGAACGGCGCGATGCCCAGATCCGCCAGCGCCGCCTCGTGCTCGGACTTGCGCAGGTCGGCCAGCAGGCCGGCGTGCACCTTCGGGTGCAGGGTCTTCACCCGGCCGTCGAGCACCTCGGGGAAGCCGGTGACGTCCTCCACCGGGGTGACCGGAACACCGGCCTCGGCAATCGTTTTCGCGGTGGAGCCCGTCGACACGATGCTCACGCCCGCGTCGTGCAGCCCGCGGGCCAGCGCCCCCAGACCCGTCTTGTCGTACACGCTGATCAACGCGCGCCGGATCGGCCGCTTATCACTCATCGCTGCATCCTCAACATCCGAAGGTCGCCTTTCGCCCGGTCCAGGTGAGGCCGCGGGTGGCCACCGCGGCGAGCACGTCCACCAGCAGTCGCCGTTCGACCACCTTGATGCGTTCGTGCAAAGTTTCTTCGTCGTCATCATCGAGCACGGGCACGGTTTCCTGCGCCAGAATCGGCCCGGTGTCGGTCCCGGCATCGACCAGGTGCACGGTGGCGCCCGTCACGCGCACGCCGTAGTCCAGCGCTTCGGCGACGGCCCGCGCGCCCGGGAAGGCCGGCAGCAACGCCGGATGGGTGTTCACCACACGCCCTTCGAAGCGCGAAAGGAATTGGGGACCAAGAATTTTCATGAACCCCGCGCTGACGACGAGATCGGGTTCGTGGCGCGCCACCGCATCGGTGAGCGCGCTGTCCCAGGCGGCCCGGTCGGTGTGGTCGCCGAGTCGCACGGTGAACGACGGCACCCCGGCGCCCGCGGCGATCTCCAGCGCACGGCACGCCCGATCGGTGCCGACGGCGACCACCTCGCCCGGATAGTCGCCCCCAGCGGCCAGCAGTGCCTCCAGCAGGGATCCGGTACCCGAAGCCAACACCACCAGCCGCGACGGCGCGGTCGGAGGCACCCTGATCGGGTCCCGGAGCGGGGGCTGCACGCCCAGCAGCCTAGTCGGCCTGGTCGCGCGGCTTTTCGGCCGGATCCCCGTCGGTGAGGAAGTGCTCTTCCGGATCGAGCAGTGGTTCGTCGGGCTCCTCCGGCCGCTCGGCAGGTGGCGCGACCTCCCCGGCCTCCACAACCTCGACGACCTCGACGTCGACCGGTTCGTCCAGCACCACCACATCGGTGACGGCATCGTCGGGCTCGGGATGCGGCTCCGGCTCGGCTACCGGCTTGACCGGCTTGGGCCGCTTGGCCAGGCCGCCCGCCATCGCCACGGTGAGTCCGCCGATCGAGACGAACCAGAGGAACACCGCGGGCCCGAACGTGACCTGGTCGACCCCGACGTCGCCGAAGTTGCCGAGCCGTCCGCCACCGGCGTAGCCGAGCAGCGCCATCACCGCGGCCGCGACGGCGGCGGCCACCACCAGCTTTGCGGCGGCGGCGGGCAGCGGCACCGGGCGCCGCGCGCACTGCTGCCCCAGCGCCACCGCCGAGACCGCCGCGACGATCAGCAACGCGACCCAGATCGGCCCGAGCGGCGGGGTGGGCATGGCGGCCAACACCGGCACCGCCGGGATGTCACCGCCCAGCACGGTGAACGAGCTGAAGGTGGCCAGCCCGACATGCGCCGTCGACCCGACGGCCACCGCCGCGGTGCCGACGATGACGTTGGGGATGTACAGCGCCGACAGCAGGGTGAGGCTGAATTGCCCGAATACCGAGTCGGTGATCCCGAACAGGTCGTGCATGGTGCCCCAGTGCACGATCAGCGAACCCGTCGCCACGACGCCGGACAGGCCGAACAGCGCGAGTACCCCGGCGCCGGCACCGCGGAAGGCGTCGGGCAGCCAGCCCGGCACCCAGGGCACCGATCGCATCTTGCCGGTGAGCAGCACGCCCACGACCGCACCGATCGCGTGCACCGCGAGCACGCCGGCGAAGGCGCGCCCGGCGTTCGGCGTCTGGAGTTCGGTGAGCACCGAGGACGCGTCGTGGATGACGGCGAGCGCGAGCGCGGCGATCAGCAGGGGGCCGCCCAGCGCGGAGGCCACCACCCAGCGGATGACGAACCAGGACGACCGCGCCGCGGCCGCGGCCGTGGTCCGGGCGGTGCCCCACACCATCAGCAGCACCGGCAGCAGCGGCATCACGCCGAGCTCGCGGCCACCGATCGACACCGGGACCTGGTGCACGCCGAGCCACATGCTGGCGATCGCGCCGAAGGCGCCGGTCATATCGCTGTTGGCGATCAGCAACTGCAGCAGCGTCACCGCCGCGATGATTCCGAGCGCAACCAGCGAGGGACCGAACGCGACGCGCAGCAGATCGCGTGCCTGCCGGGTCCCGACTGACCGGTTGTCCACTAGCTGGGTCGCTCCTCGCGTGCTGGCCTCACGCACGCCGAATGCACACGGCCCGGATGCGCTTCTCAACCATGGAAGCCCAGACTACGACGGCGGCGGCCCGGCTTGCTCTGAGGACGCGGCGTGAGATTGTGTCGGGACCGCTGTGGTCGGGTCCGACGATCCGGCCGGCTGCGGCTGACCGAACGCGGGGAAACCGGTGGGCGGCGTGGGCGGACCGCTCTGCGGACCGGGCGCGCCGGCGGCGGCGAAACCGCCGGTGCTCGGACCCTGGTAACCGGCGCCGTACTGGGCCGGCGGCGCGTAGCCGGGCCGGCCCTGCTGCGGCGGCGCCGGCGGTGCGCCGTACGGCTGCCCCGGCTGACCATGCTGTTGGCCGGGCTGCTGACCACCGTGCTGTCCGTAATACGGCGCACCGTACTGGCCGTAGGGCTGCTCGTACCGCGGCCGCGGTTCCGGCGCGGTGATGATGCCCGCCTCCAGCAGCAGCGCCGCGATCGCGGCGCCGGCCTGCAACACCGTGCAGATGATCACCAGATACAGCGCCCAGCCGATCGACACCCCCTGCGGCGCGTTGATCACCTCACCGAGCACGAGCAGGAAGGACAGCAGCGCGATGGCCGCCACCACACCGGCGGAGACCTTCTGCTTGGGCAGCAGGGCGACGGCGGCGATCAGGCCGGCCAGCACCGACGCGGCCACCGCCAGCCCGATGCCGATGGTGCTACCACTGGCGCTGCCGAACTGCGGGAAGTCCGAACTCTTGATGGTGAGCAGCGGACCGAAGTTGAACGCGTAGGTGGCCAGCCCGAGGACGGCGACCGCGGCGAACAGGTAGACCGGCAGCTTGACCGGCTCGGCCGGATCCGCGACCTTCCCGAACTGCTGGGTCGGCGCGACGTACTGGTTGCCCTGCTGGGACTGCGGATATCCGGGACTACCGGGTGGGTAAGTCATGACTCTCCTGTGTCGGCGATCTCGACCACCCACGCTAGCGCACCCACATGTGAGCGACCTCAGGCCGATACGAGCACCGACGAGTCCAGCGCGCCTTCCTCCGACGCCTCGATTTCCCGGACCAGCGGCAGCACGTGCTTGCCGAAATACTCGATTTCTTCCTGGAAGTGGAGGAAGCCACCCAGGATGAGATCGACACCCCGTTTGCGGTAGGCGGCGATGCGCTCGGCGATCTGCTCGGGGGTTCCGATCAGCTGCGTGCGGAACCCGTCGTTGTACTGGACGAGGTCCTCGAACGACGAGTCGGCCCACATGCCCTTCTTGTCCGCGGTCGAGTTGCCCGCCTGCTGCACCGCCCCGCGGAAGCCCTCCACGGCCGGCTTATTGGCCTTGGCGATGATCTCCCGCAGCGTTTCCTTCGCTTCCTTCTCCGAGTCCCGCGCGATGATGAACCCGTTCAGGCCGAACTTCACCTCACGCCCGGCGGCACGCGCATGGTCACGGACCTCGACCACCTGCTCGGTGAGGCCGTCGAAGTCCTTGCCGTTGGAGAAATACCAGTCGGCGTAGTAGCCGCCGTTGCGGCGTGCGGCCGTGGAATTACCACCCTGGAACAGTTCGGGGTTGGGCCGCTCGGGGGTGTTCAGCGGCTTGGGCTTGAGCGTGAAGTCGTGGATGCGATAGAAGTCGCCGCGGAAATCCACGTCGTCCTCGGTCCAGATCTTGCGCAGCACCTGCAGGAACTCGGCGCTGCGCCGGTACCGCTCGTCGTGCTCCAGCCAGGGCTCGCCCAGGTGGGTGAACTCGTCCTTGAACCAGCCGGACACCACGTTGACCGCGAACCGGCCGCCGGACAGGTGATCGGCGGTGGCCCCCAGCTTGGCCAGCACAGCGGGCTGCCACAGGCCCGGATGCACCGCGGCGATCACCTTCAGCCGCTCGGTCGCCAGCAGCAGGGCCAGGCTGAAGCTCGTCGATTCGTGCTGGTACTCCGCGCCGTAGCTGGCCTCGTACCGGACCTGCGACAGGGCGTACTCGAACCCGTTGTTCTCGGCCGTCTGCGCGAGCTTGCGGTTGTACTCGTAATTCCAGTCGGTGCGCTGCTCGATATCACTGGTGACCAGGCCGCCGCTGACGTTGGGCACCCAGTAGGCGAATTTGATGTGATCGGCGATGCGTTCGGTCGTCATGGCTGCCATGGCAGCAGCCAGGGCGGCGACAGTCACGGGTAACGATCTGCCTGAACCGAACCGAGCCCGTCCCGCCCTTGCCCTGCAGACTAGAACACGTTCTAATTCTTGCCATGGACTATGGGCTCGTACTCTTCACCAGCGATCGCGGCATCGCCCCGGCGGCCGCGGGCAAGCTCGCCGACGACCACGGCTTCACCACTTTCTACGTGCCCGAGCACACCCACATCCCGATCAAGCGGCAGGCCGCGCATCCGACCACCGGCGACGAGACGCTGCCCGACGACCGCTACATGCGGACCCTCGATCCGTGGGTGTCGCTCGGCGGGGTGGCCGCCGTGACCGACCGGGTGCGGCTGTCCACCGCGGTGGCCCTGCCCGTCGAGCACGACCCCATCACGCTGGCCAAGTCGATCGCCACGCTGGACCACCTGTCCGGCGGCCGGGTCAGCCTCGGTGTCGGATTCGGTTGGAACACCGACGAACTCGCCGACCACAAGGTGCCGCCGGGTCGCCGTCGGACCATGCTGCGGGAGTACCTGGAGGCCATGCGGGCATTGTGGACCCAGGAAGAAGCCGCCTATGACGGCGAATTCGTCAACTTCGGCCCCAGCTGGGCGTGGCCCAAGCCGGTCCAGTCGCACATCCCGGTACTGGTCGGCGCGGCCGGCACCGAGAAGAACTTCAAGTGGATCGCGAAGTCGGCCGACGGCTGGATCACCACGCCCCGGGACTTCGACATCGACGCGCCGGTGAAGCTGTTGCAGGACACCTGGGCCGCGGCCGGCCGCGACGGGGCGCCGCAGATCGTCGCGCTCGACTTCAAGCCGGATCCCGACAAACTCGCGCGCTGGGCCGAGCTCGGTGTCACCGAGGTGTTGTTCGGGCTGCCGGACAAGTCCGAGGCAGAAGTCGGGGCGTATGTCGAGCGGTTGGCGGGCAAACTCGCCGCCCTCGTCTGAGGTTGCTGGACCACCCGGGAAGGTAACCCGCGACCGTCCATTCGGTGACCCTGCGGTGAACACCGTCCGACCGATCGGCGACCGCACTCACAGCACATTCACCGGAACAGGGCCAACGATGCTCGCATGTCAGTCGCCCCGCTCTCGGACGAATACGAGTTCCGCCTCCCCGCCCGGCCGGTTCTGGTCACCGCAGGGCGGCGACATCCCGGCGCGGCCGACGCGGCACAGGCACGCCTGTTCGCGGGGCTGCTGGAAGCCGAGATCGCCGAACTCAGCGCGTATGCCGTAGCGGCCGAGGAGAAGTGGCAGCGCAGCCACCCGGCCGACGCCAAGCGTCCCGACGGGCTGGCCCGTCAGCATGCCCGGGTCGAGGAGGCGCGCCGCCTGCTGGCCGCGCTGCACCAGCGGTTCGCCCTGACATGACCGAATTCGGATCAGCCGGAATCGAATTCGGGCCGGCCACTCACCCGCGAGCCGTCGACCGCAGGCACCGGTGGGCCGCCGGATTTGCTGGACTCAGGCCAACGTCGCGCGGTTGCCCTGCTCGGTCGAGCGCACCGCGATCGCCGCGCCCAGCGGTTCGCCGTCAGACAGCAGCGCCACCAGCGCCGCGTCGTCGGTGGTGGCCAGGAAGCGCGACCCGTCGGCGGCCAACCGGCCGACGATGATGCCGGTGTGCGGGGTCCAGTCGTAACGCACCGTGTAGGTCTCGACGGTCGCCGGCCCGTCGGCCTGCTCGGTGACGGCCACCGCCGGGTAGCCGGCCACCTCGCCCTGCAGTTCGGTGCTGCGGTCGGGCGCCCAGTCGGCGGGTTCGGTGGAGTAGATGCCGACCGAGTACTTGCTCGCGATACCGCCGTTGGCGCCGACGAGCGCGAATTGGCCGGGCTTGTCCCGCATTTCGTTGACCGCTTCGGCGATTCCATGCAGCGAGTAGTTGTTGCCCGGACCGCCGAAGAAGGGCAGTCCGCCGGTCAGGGTCAGCCCGCGCTCGTCATCGGTCGCCAGCCCGAGCCCGTCGCAGATGTTGAACACCGGGAACGGGAAGCAGCTGTAGAGGTCGAACGCCGCGATGTCGTCCAGGCCGATACCCGCCAACCGCAGCGCCTCGCGCACCGCGAGCACCGAGGCGGGGCTGGCGCCGAGATCGGCGCGCTCCAGCAGCTTCTGTTCCTTCATGTCGGCATGCCCGCGCAGATATACCCACTTGTCTTCCGGCACACCGAGTTCGCGCGCCCTGGCCACCGACATGAGCAACGCCGCCGCACCCTGGTTCACCTGGTCGCGGGCCACCATGAGGCGCGGATAGGGATCGCAGATCATCCGGTTGGCGGGGGTCACGGTGACCAGTTCGTCCACCGACCGTTCCGTGGGCGCCGACGAGTACGGGTTCTTGGCAGCGACTTTGGAGAACGGCGCGAACAGCTCGGCCATCGCCAACCGGTAGTCGGCGACCGATAGCCCCAGCCTTGCGCGCCGCGCGTTGTCCAGCAAACCGTACTGGAC harbors:
- the purN gene encoding phosphoribosylglycinamide formyltransferase, yielding MQPPLRDPIRVPPTAPSRLVVLASGTGSLLEALLAAGGDYPGEVVAVGTDRACRALEIAAGAGVPSFTVRLGDHTDRAAWDSALTDAVARHEPDLVVSAGFMKILGPQFLSRFEGRVVNTHPALLPAFPGARAVAEALDYGVRVTGATVHLVDAGTDTGPILAQETVPVLDDDDEETLHERIKVVERRLLVDVLAAVATRGLTWTGRKATFGC
- a CDS encoding LLM class F420-dependent oxidoreductase, whose protein sequence is MDYGLVLFTSDRGIAPAAAGKLADDHGFTTFYVPEHTHIPIKRQAAHPTTGDETLPDDRYMRTLDPWVSLGGVAAVTDRVRLSTAVALPVEHDPITLAKSIATLDHLSGGRVSLGVGFGWNTDELADHKVPPGRRRTMLREYLEAMRALWTQEEAAYDGEFVNFGPSWAWPKPVQSHIPVLVGAAGTEKNFKWIAKSADGWITTPRDFDIDAPVKLLQDTWAAAGRDGAPQIVALDFKPDPDKLARWAELGVTEVLFGLPDKSEAEVGAYVERLAGKLAALV
- a CDS encoding DUF5336 domain-containing protein → MTYPPGSPGYPQSQQGNQYVAPTQQFGKVADPAEPVKLPVYLFAAVAVLGLATYAFNFGPLLTIKSSDFPQFGSASGSTIGIGLAVAASVLAGLIAAVALLPKQKVSAGVVAAIALLSFLLVLGEVINAPQGVSIGWALYLVIICTVLQAGAAIAALLLEAGIITAPEPRPRYEQPYGQYGAPYYGQHGGQQPGQQHGQPGQPYGAPPAPPQQGRPGYAPPAQYGAGYQGPSTGGFAAAGAPGPQSGPPTPPTGFPAFGQPQPAGSSDPTTAVPTQSHAASSEQAGPPPS
- the purH gene encoding bifunctional phosphoribosylaminoimidazolecarboxamide formyltransferase/IMP cyclohydrolase; translation: MSDKRPIRRALISVYDKTGLGALARGLHDAGVSIVSTGSTAKTIAEAGVPVTPVEDVTGFPEVLDGRVKTLHPKVHAGLLADLRKSEHEAALADLGIAPFELVVVNLYPFTETVASGAAPDECVEQIDIGGPSMVRAAAKNHPSVAVVVDPLGYEGVLAAVRSGGFTLAERKRLAALAFRHTAEYDVAVASWMGSVLAPEDGAGPDAPPQWVGATWHRAAVLRYGENPHQGAALYRNDAGWPGLAQAEQLHGKEMSYNNYTDADAAWRAAFDHEQTCVAIIKHANPCGIAVSSVSVADAHRKAHECDPLSAFGGVIATNTTVSVEMAQTVADIFTEVIVAPAYEPGAVEILSGKKNIRILVASEPQDSGVEFRQISGGLLLQERDALDAPGDDPANWTLATGEPADSATLADLVFAWRACRAVKSNAIVVAADGATVGVGMGQVNRVDAARLAVERGGDRVKGAVAASDAFFPFPDGLETLTNAGVKAIVHPGGSVRDDVVTEAAAKAGITLYLTGARHFAH
- a CDS encoding endonuclease domain-containing protein, which gives rise to MVAHPFVGTEALARGIVGRRSLRTQNTPIYRNVYLPRGVDVTAATRAEAAWLWSGRTAIAGGLSAAALYGTRWIGADEPAELYRTNGKPVSGILIHRDTLYPDEIGSASSIPVTTPARTAFDLGRRRGTTLAVTRIDALAQATGVRVCDIEPLIARHRGARGLVQLREVLDLVDGGAESPQETRTRLVLVGAGLPRPSTQIVVRRYRIDLGWEQFKVGVEYDGEQHWKDARQHARDIDRLAELSASGWRVIRVSAEILRNRRHVIVERTCAALREAGAEWPVIARILG
- a CDS encoding acetyl-CoA acetyltransferase; this encodes MVDSRTPVVVGVGQFTERLGDSGYRGMSSVDLAAAAARAALENTGADPGAVARAIDVIAGTRQFEISGRTPAPLGKSDNYPRSVAARIGADPARAVLEVIGGQSPQHLVTEFAGAIAAGQADVVLVMGSENTSSLRYFADRDDKPDHSETVGGQLEDRGYGYDGIFDEYTIKHGLIGAPVQYGLLDNARRARLGLSVADYRLAMAELFAPFSKVAAKNPYSSAPTERSVDELVTVTPANRMICDPYPRLMVARDQVNQGAAALLMSVARARELGVPEDKWVYLRGHADMKEQKLLERADLGASPASVLAVREALRLAGIGLDDIAAFDLYSCFPFPVFNICDGLGLATDDERGLTLTGGLPFFGGPGNNYSLHGIAEAVNEMRDKPGQFALVGANGGIASKYSVGIYSTEPADWAPDRSTELQGEVAGYPAVAVTEQADGPATVETYTVRYDWTPHTGIIVGRLAADGSRFLATTDDAALVALLSDGEPLGAAIAVRSTEQGNRATLA
- a CDS encoding cell division protein PerM, giving the protein MDNRSVGTRQARDLLRVAFGPSLVALGIIAAVTLLQLLIANSDMTGAFGAIASMWLGVHQVPVSIGGRELGVMPLLPVLLMVWGTARTTAAAAARSSWFVIRWVVASALGGPLLIAALALAVIHDASSVLTELQTPNAGRAFAGVLAVHAIGAVVGVLLTGKMRSVPWVPGWLPDAFRGAGAGVLALFGLSGVVATGSLIVHWGTMHDLFGITDSVFGQFSLTLLSALYIPNVIVGTAAVAVGSTAHVGLATFSSFTVLGGDIPAVPVLAAMPTPPLGPIWVALLIVAAVSAVALGQQCARRPVPLPAAAAKLVVAAAVAAAVMALLGYAGGGRLGNFGDVGVDQVTFGPAVFLWFVSIGGLTVAMAGGLAKRPKPVKPVAEPEPHPEPDDAVTDVVVLDEPVDVEVVEVVEAGEVAPPAERPEEPDEPLLDPEEHFLTDGDPAEKPRDQAD
- the sfnG gene encoding dimethylsulfone monooxygenase SfnG, whose product is MTTERIADHIKFAYWVPNVSGGLVTSDIEQRTDWNYEYNRKLAQTAENNGFEYALSQVRYEASYGAEYQHESTSFSLALLLATERLKVIAAVHPGLWQPAVLAKLGATADHLSGGRFAVNVVSGWFKDEFTHLGEPWLEHDERYRRSAEFLQVLRKIWTEDDVDFRGDFYRIHDFTLKPKPLNTPERPNPELFQGGNSTAARRNGGYYADWYFSNGKDFDGLTEQVVEVRDHARAAGREVKFGLNGFIIARDSEKEAKETLREIIAKANKPAVEGFRGAVQQAGNSTADKKGMWADSSFEDLVQYNDGFRTQLIGTPEQIAERIAAYRKRGVDLILGGFLHFQEEIEYFGKHVLPLVREIEASEEGALDSSVLVSA